A DNA window from Sphaeramia orbicularis chromosome 22, fSphaOr1.1, whole genome shotgun sequence contains the following coding sequences:
- the znf593 gene encoding zinc finger protein 593 isoform X2 produces MGKSKQTGNHKSDKKKNISKTWKTKRRTKDLDQIHSDMKPETAAKLLHQEVDFDVTGCAQHYCLHCARYFVDMKALKEHFKTKVHKKRLKQLREEPYTQAEAERAAGMGSYIPPKIIEVKTQPVEEDMD; encoded by the exons ATGGGAAAATCCAAACAAACAGGAAACCATAAGAGTGACAAGAAGAAGAACATCTCAAAGACATGGAAGACAAAGCGCAGGACCAAGGATCTAGACCAGATCCACTCAGACATGAAGCCTGAGACAGCAGCAAAGCTCCTTCATCAAGAAGTTGACTTTGATGTGACCGGATGTGCACAGCATTACTGTTTACACTGCGC GAGATATTTTGTGGACATGAAAGCCCTGAAAGAACACTTCAAAACTAAAGTGCACAAGAAAAG GTTGAAACAGCTCAGAGAGGAGCCCTATACCCAGGCAGAAGCAGAGAGAGCAGCGGGTATGGGTTCATACATCCCCCCAAAAATTATTGAAGTGAAGACACAGCCTGTGGAGGAAGACATGGACTGA
- the zmpste24 gene encoding LOW QUALITY PROTEIN: CAAX prenyl protease 1 homolog (The sequence of the model RefSeq protein was modified relative to this genomic sequence to represent the inferred CDS: inserted 1 base in 1 codon), producing the protein MLEIILDLPVEKQIFYAVLGFSWTVYLWEAYLAHRQRRIYRSTTHVPQELGKIMDTETFEKSRLYQLDKSNFSFWSGLYSETEGTLILLLGGIPFLWGVAGSVTARFGFSSEYEITQSLVFLTLATLFSAFTGLPWSLYNTFVIEEKHGFNQQTLGFFLKDAXKKFAVTQCILLPVTSLLLYHHQDWRRLLFIYAWLFTLAVSLVLVTIYADYIAPLFDKFTPLPDGELKAGIEAMASSISFPLTKVYVVEGSKRSSHSNAYFYGFFKNKRIVLFDTLLEDYSPLNKTAEQQAEQPESNEMDGESKAKPKNKKQGCNNPEILAVLGHELGHWKLGHTVKNIIISQMNSFLCFSLFAVLIGRKELFVAFGFNDSQPTLIGLMIIFQFIFSPYNELLSFCLTVLSRRFEFQADAFARGMGKASELYSALIKLNKDNLGFPVADWLFSMWHYSHPPLLERLRALGNIKQD; encoded by the exons ATGTTGGAAATTATACTGGACCTCCCGGTGGAAAAGCAGATATTTTATGCTGTTTTGGGGTTTTCATGGACAGTGTATTTATGGGAGGCAtaccttgcacacagacag AGGAGAATATACCGATCAACGACACATGTGCCGCAAGAGCTTGGGAAGATCATGGACACTGAAACGTTTGAGAAGTCCCGTCTTTATCAGCTGGATAAAAGCAACTTTAGCTTTTGGTCTGGACTCTACTCTGAGACTGAAGGGACG CTCATCCTGCTCCTGGGTGGAATCCCGTTTTTGTGGGGTGTCGCTGGTTCTGTGACAGCTCGTTTTGGGTTCAGTTCAGAATATGAGATCACCCAGTCCCTGGTGTTTCTGACCCTCGCCACCCTGTTCAGTGCCTTCACTGGACTTCCCTGGAGCTTGTACAACACATTTGTCATTGAGGAGAAGCATGGCTTTAACCAGCAG ACACTGGGGTTCTTCCTTAAGGATG GTAAGAAGTTTGCTGTGACCCAGTGTATCCTGCTTCCTGTGACCTCACTGCTTCTGTACCATCATCAAGATTGGAGGCGACTACTTTTCATCTATGCCTGGCTCTTTACCTTAGCAGTTTCTCTG GTACTTGTAACCATCTATGCTGACTACATCGCTCCTTTGTTTGACAAATTCACTCCACTGCCAGATGGAGAGCTGAAGGCAGGGATTGAGGCTATGGCCAGCAGTATTAGCTTCCCTCTGACTAAAGTCTATGTAGTTGAAG GTTCCAAGCGTTCATCACACAGCAATGCATACTTTTATGGGTTCTTCAAGAACAAACGCATCGTGTTGTTTGATACACTTCTGGAAGACTACTCCCCTTTGAACAAGACTGCAGAACAGCAGGCCGAGCAGCCAGAGAGCAACGAGATGGATGGAGAATCAAAAGCCAAGCCCAAG AACAAGAAACAGGGCTGCAACAACCCAGAGATCCTTGCAGTCCTGGGTCATGAGCTCGGCCACTGGAAGTTGGGCCACACTGTGAAGAACATCATCATCAGCcag ATGAATTCCTTCCTATGCTTCTCCCTATTTGCTGTTCTGATTGGACGGAAGGAGCTGTTCGTAGCTTTTGGCTTCAATGACAGCCAACCCACATTAATTGGCTTAATGATTATCTTCCAGTTCATCTTCTCTCCTTATAATGAG ctcctgtccttctgtctgacGGTGCTGAGTCGCAGGTTTGAGTTCCAGGCAGACGCCTTTGCACGTGGCATGGGCAAAGCCTCCGAGCTCTACTCCGCTCTCATCAAGCTTAACAAGGACAACCTGGGCTTCCCCGTGGCCGATTGGTTGTTCTCTATGTGGCACTACTCCCACCCTCCCCTCCTGGAGCGCCTCAGAGCACTGGGCAACATCAAGCAGGACTGA
- the rlf gene encoding zinc finger protein Rlf → MAENNVDPEHEWSDRALDTAEDTLVAIETLLATLRAFEDVLRQQEISIASSTEYCDNFCQALMHYAGSRNSMDHGLPLLEVYCLSINCFAAARSHLTAESDRVALVLKRLALSCFELLLSVPENEIPYEAWVQFHHSVQIAHDNLLEYGSTDLQALLQITGEGGAWSNPVLTSLLTGQPTNSEEVDAYISLEGEGFMEMRVKHLEKMGEVAKAVVLAKACTECSFISNQATFRQTYVSLLCHLLPNEEAIIEISRLDCKDVLEITCNLETEGEENTAFILCTTFLTQQLQQQSLYCSWELTLVWSKLQRRIDPSLLSFLERCLQLGAIAKTVYHLLYLVRVIQTEAEELGVAPSVELCVKALQLPKQDDSDTRISVCKTVSCLLSDDLEVLRACLLTEFLLGPSQEVFSCLEELYLRPDHKYDEESEVIPNSLRCELLLVLKSYWPFDPEFWDWKTLKHHCISLLGLKPESEGEDEEIVDAQEKAKHEPLENTVKLDHEPQKRFNGSRESNEQEDKKGSSNVAEVQAESETKRLKFSCQICKRSVSDSQLVHHSKRHAEDSIHPCPVCLERFKSRKDLVSHLKQHIQKEGQSDKKNVKAEDLQKQIDEDDDIEPGEITIDPSLMLYYKSTHDPDVLHHIVQQAKTGKMKRADDDEHVTFDYIDRHFNLQNRDDYPCPGTGCTRTFKHSKYLYVHLKSEHKGDDNVKYFHQMRDKREKCIFCRRHFVSAYHHRKHRRVHYGDYPYMCVVIGCGAQFATSNELVTHKQTHGYQLNYQCELDGCYVTYSDLGQIYHHEAQHFRDAAFTCSGPECKKYYFSKKEFIEHLSTHNITFTEEDFEAQRKAKRKLLKTVREVPAVQNKSGDSEQILNGEVINSSSVSSISHTPVSEYKEAKSTLVAVCFDGSKFTCGFEKCGMTFTRARDVQRHLKCAHPEHLKLENKEHKHDKEHKHDKERGSKSKGIKTESEGGTEDKGKNETAPLSSVEAGKERKASSHPKNSETTSSTAAKNDGLKEILIGLSKLNLSSSESSEPPDPIPESNASQIALHQAIMEKPPVVLLQKRVPHQHEEKVNLGLEQTSSTDDEGHCLESLATAKPYICEMKGCGFRTAQSFSLLRHYNTKHGRTVEQARKLTSLKTTSFKPYVCQLCSKSHRQKNVLRAHYIQIHNLSEALVDKISCASVRHEGNKATDAAKDTSQHLTNHSLKPKKKETPKTPPPARENGQNSDNHSLSEEEGEDEAVATTEEKKEEKGETEDGTTQQVRTTRRLVAKSNLCYILDKFSKPFHCVAKNCDAAFSTQGGLVRHLQLVHHYNRSQLLLEQDFDVLHGPEVRKEPAKKRHPPNSDEPQPQFKCHFANCPAVYHLKSSLVRHTRDIHSQPPELIRCKFEGCAKVFSHDDALKKHVLYSHCEYYDSLVVRLQSTHKKSITGCQKKLIVTPQSPLKEEPGSPNTQSMRSSPKPEVMAQSLEISKKEPEDTKLAEEKKNKKCPYELFVFRSHEEALQMCQDRCLRVAYPCMVQDCDSVVTYLKSLHRHYLNVHRMRREDLCENEDKLVFNAEQLEELIQRKSARPTGACSPNGVLKMEYQAELENTGGQPTPMSLHTIKSETPDEDNHNPLGFPEEEEQEQPPVERTGVLVGADEVLYGEPSTGRPAEDSAVVIQEERLSLEKIKPLLRPLTVDLSPPCSLRLTAEEGFQDNKDGVKMLNGSAPLPTPPVRQPLKRKNELPEQPSNLMDTQPHSPSPRSFDIAAYKPIGFESSFLKFIQDSSPKENNGPCAKRRDSFRRSCSVKENNQLGISHTRSRRTHSPLLKPHAMTGDFTSIQNLKSILDEALAGCGDLAIKQLQYLRPVVVLGRPVCTTTTLPDLFPTDTNNSKLLLGS, encoded by the exons ATGGCGGAGAATAATGTCGATCCAGAGCACGAATGGAGCGACCGGGCCCTGGACACGGCCGAGGACACCCTGGTTGCAATCGAAACCCTGTTGGCCACGCTAAGAGCCTTTGAAGACGTACTCAGGCAGCAAGAAATATCCATAGCATCCTCGACCGAGTACTGCGACAACTTCTGTCAG gcGTTAATGCACTATGCTGGGAGCAGGAACTCCATGGATCATGGTCTACCTCTTCTGGAGGTTTACTGCCTGTCCATAAACTGCTTTGCTGCGGCCCGGTCCCACCTCACCGCAGAGTCTGATAGAGTGGCACTTGTTTTGAAGAGACTAGCTTT gagCTGCTTTGAGTTGCTGCTGTCTGTGCCTGAAAATGAAATCCCATATGAAGCCTGGGTTCAGTTCCACCACTCTGTTCAG ATTGCCCATGATAATTTGTTAGAGTATGGAAGCACAGACCTCCAAGCTCTTCTCCAGATCACAGGAGAGGGAGGGGCATGGAGTAATCCTGTCCTCACGTCTCTCCTCACTGGCCAACCCACCAACTCAGAAGAAG TTGATGCATACATCAGCTTGGAGGGCGAGGGCTTCATGGAGATGCGGGTGAAGCACCTGGAGAAGATGGGCGAGGTGGCCAAGGCAGTGGTTCTGGCCAAAGCTTGCACTGAATGCAGCTTTATTTCAAACCAAGCTACTTTTCGTCAAACATACGTCTCTCTGCTTTGTCATCTGCTGCCCAATGAAGAAGCCATCATAGAG ATATCCAGACTTGACTGTAAGGATGTACTGGAGATCACATGTAATTTGGAGACAGAGGGCGAGGAGAATACAGCCTTTATCTTGTGTACAACTTTCCTCACACAGCAGCTACAGCAGCAGAGCCTTTACTGCTCCTG GGAGTTGACTCTGGTGTGGAGCAAACTTCAGAGGAGGATTGACCCCTCTCTGTTGTCATTTCTTGAACGATGCCTTCAGCTGGGTGCCATCGCTAAAACAGTCTACCATTTGCTTTATCTAGTCCGAGTCATTCAGACAGAG GCAGAGGAATTGGGTGTAGCTCCATCAGTGGAACTCTGTGTGAAAGCTCTACAACTTCCAAAGCAGGATGACTCGGACACAAGAATTTCTGTCTGCAAGACAGTATCCTGCCTTCTGTCAGATGACCTGGAAGTCTTGCGTGCCTGCCTACTCACAGAGTTCCTCCTTGGACCCAGTCAGGAGGTCTTCAGCTGCCTTGAGGAGCTGTATTTGCGCCCAGACCACAAGTATGACGAGGAAAGCGAGGTTATTCCTAACTCACTACGTTGTGAGTTGCTGTTAGTGCTGAAATCCTACTGGCCTTTTGACCCTGAATTCTGGGATTGGAAAACTCTGAAGCATCACTGTATCTCCCTTCTAGGGTTGAAACCAGAGTCTGAAGGAGAAGATGAGGAGATAGTAGATGCACAGGAGAAGGCTAAACATGAGCCATTAGAAAACACAGTGAAACTAGACCATGAGCCCCAAAAGAGGTTTAATGGAAGTCGTGAGAGTAATGAGCAGGAGGACAAAAAGGGCTCTAGTAATGTAGCAGAAGTTCAAGCAGAATCTGAGACAAAGAGGCTTAAATTCAGCTGTCAGATCTGTAAGAGGTCTGTCAGTGACTCTCAACTTGTTCACCATTCCAAAAGACATGCAGAGGACAGCATCCATCCATGCCCTGTCTGCTTGGAGAGATTTAAGAGCAGAAAGGATCTTGTCTCCCACTTGAAACAGCACATTCAGAAGGAAGGACAGtcagacaaaaaaaatgtaaaagcagAGGATTTGCAGAAACAgattgatgaggatgatgatattGAACCAGGAGAGATCACCATTGACCCTTCTTTAATGCTGTATTACAAATCCACACATGACCCGGATGTACTCCATCACATTGTTCAACAAGCCAAAACTGGCAAAATGAAGCGTGCTGATGATGATGAGCATGTAACATTTGATTACATTGACCGTCACTTCAATCTGCAAAACAGGGATGACTATCCATGCCCTGGAACTGGTTGCACCAGGACTTTTAAACACTCTAAGTACTTATATGTCCACTTGAAGTCAGAGCACAAAGGTGATGACAATGTAAAATACTTTCATCAAATGAGGGACAAGCGGGAGAAGTGTATTTTTTGTAGACGCCATTTCGTCTCAGCCTACCACCATCGCAAACACCGTAGAGTTCACTATGGTGATTATCCTTACATGTGTGTGGTTATAGGATGTGGTGCTCAGTTTGCTACTTCCAATGAACTtgtaacacacaaacagacacatggtTATCAGCTCAACTACCAGTGTGAACTCGATGGCTGTTATGTCACTTACTCTGACTTGGGACAGATTTATCACCATGAAGCACAACACTTCAGAGATGCAGCTTTTACCTGCTCTGGACCTGAATGTAAAAAATACTATTTCTCCAAAAAAGAATTCATAGAGCATTTATCAACACACAACATAACCTTCACTGAAGAAGACTTTGAAGCTCAGAGGAAGGCCAAACGGAAACTTCTGAAGACTGTTAGAGAAGTGCCAGCAGTTCAAAATAAGTCTGGTGACTCAGAGCAGATTCTGAATGGTGAAGTCATTAATTCTTCATCTGTGAGTTCCATATCACATACGCCAGTATCTGAATACAAGGAAGCCAAAAGTACCTTGGTGGCTGTGTGTTTTGATGGAAGTAAGTTCACTTGTGGGTTTGAAAAGTGTGGTATGACGTTTACCAGAGCCAGAGATGTCCAGAGGCATCTGAAATGTGCCCACCCAGAACACCTTAAACTGGAAAACAAAGAACACAAACATGACAAGGAACACAAACACGACAAGGAGCGAGGATCAAAGTCAAAAGGGATAAAGACTGAAAGTGAGGGAGGCACCGAGGATAAGGGAAAAAACGAAACGGCTCCTCTTTCGTCTGTGGAGgctggaaaagaaagaaaagcatcTAGTCATCCCAAAAACAGTGAGACAACCTCGTCAACTGCTGCAAAAAATGATGGTTTGAAAGAAATTCTTATAGGGCTCAGTAAGCTGAACCTCAGTTCTTCTGAGTCAAGTGAGCCCCCTGACCCCATCCCAGAATCTAATGCATCTCAAATAGCTCTCCACCAAGCAATCATGGAAAAGCCGCCTGTTGTATTACTTCAGAAGAGAGTTCCACATCAACATGAAGAAAAGGTGAACCTCGGACTCGAACAAACATCGTCGACTGATGACGAAGGGCATTGTCTGGAATCACTCGCCACTGCCAAGCCTTATATCTGTGAGATGAAGGGCTGCGGATTCAGGACTGCACAGAGTTTCAGCTTACTGCGCCACTACAACACCAAACATGGCCGTACAGTCGAACAGGCTAGAAAACTGACTTCTTTGAAAACCACATCGTTTAAGCCTTACGTGTGCCAGCTCTGCTCCAAGAGTCACAGACAGAAAAATGTGTTGAGGGCTCACTATATTCAAATACATAACCTAAGTGAGGCATTAGTGGACAAAATAAGCTGTGCATCCGTACGGCATGAGGGAAACAAAGCCACAGACGCTGCAAAGGATACTTCTCAGCACTTGACAAACCATTCTCTCAAACCGAAGAAGAAAGAAACCCCCAAGACTCCACCACCTGCGAGAGAAAATGGACAAAACTCTGACAATCATTCTCTGTctgaagaggaaggagaggacgAAGCAGTGGcaacaacagaagaaaaaaaggaggaaaagggAGAAACTGAGGATGGGACCACACAGCAGGTTAGAACCACAAGACGCCTGGTAGCCAAAAGTAATCTCTGCTATATTCTGGATAAATTCAGTAAACCTTTTCATTGTGTAGCAAAAAACTGTGATGCCGCTTTTTCCACCCAGGGAGGCCTTGTGCGCCACCTACAGTTGGTACATCATTACAACCGCTCGCAGCTTTTGTTGGAACAAGACTTTGATGTGCTTCACGGTCCAGAAGTCAGAAAAGAACCTGCCAAGAAAAGACATCCCCCAAACTCAGATGAACCTCAGCCCCAGTTCAAATGTCACTTCGCCAACTGTCCCGCTGTCTACCACCTTAAAAGCAGCTTAGTGCGCCACACCCGCGATATCCACTCGCAGCCACCAGAATTAATAAGGTGCAAGTTTGAGGGTTGTGCAAAAGTTTTCAGTCATGACGATGCACTTAAAAAACATGTACTGTATAGCCACTGTGAGTACTATGATTCACTAGTGGTACGTCTACAGAGCACTCATAAGAAGTCAATTACTGGATGCCAAAAGAAGCTTATAGTTACTCCACAGAGTCCACTGAAAGAAGAACCTGGATCACCAAATACACAGAGTATGAGGTCAAGTCCCAAGCCTGAGGTGATGGCCCAGTCACTGGAAATAAGCAAGAAGGAGCCTGAGGATACCAAAttggcagaagaaaaaaaaaacaaaaaatgtcccTATGAACTTTTTGTGTTCAGGTCACATGAAGAGGCATTACAAATGTGCCAAGATCGCTGTTTGCGCGTGGCCTATCCATGTATGGTCCAGGACTGTGATTCAGTGGTCACATACCTCAAGAGCTTGCACCGTCACTACTTAAATGTTCATCGCATGCGTCGGGAAGATCTTTGTGAGAATGAAGATAAGCTTGTTTTTAATGCTGAGCAGCTGGAGGAGCTTATTCAGAGGAAGTCGGCTAGGCCCACTGGTGCATGTAGTCCTAATGGAGTTCTCAAAATGGAGTATCAGGCAGAGCTGGAAAACACAGGGGGGCAGCCTACACCCATGAGCCTTCATACTATCAAGTCAGAAACACCAGATGAGGATAACCATAACCCACTGGGATTCccagaggaggaagagcaggagcaGCCACCTGTTGAGAGAACTGGAGTTCTTGTGGGAGCAGATGAGGTGTTGTATGGTGAACCGAGCACCGGAAGACCCGCTGAAGATTCAGCTGTTGTAATACAGGAGGAGAGGTTAAGCTTGGAAAAAATCAAACCTCTTCTGCGTCCTCTTACTGTTGATCTTTCACCCCCATGCTCACTGCGCTTAACTGCCGAGGAGGGTTTTCAGGACAACAAAGATGGCGTTAAAATGTTGAACGGGTCGGCCCCTTTGCCCACTCCTCCTGTCCGCCAGCCCCTGAAGCGAAAAAACGAACTGCCCGAACAGCCGTCAAACTTGATGGACACTCAGCCTCACAGCCCCTCTCCGCGCTCTTTTGACATTGCTGCTTACAAGCCCATAGGCTTCGAGTCCTCCTTTCTGAAGTTCATACAAGACAGCTCCCCAAAAGAAAACAACGGACCCTGCGCAAAACGGCGGGATTCTTTCAGACGCAGTTGTTCTGTCAAGGAGAACAACCAGTTGGGAATCTCACACACTCGCAGCCGACGCACTCATTCCCCACTGCTGAAGCCCCATGCGATGACGGGGGACTTCACATCAATACAAAACTTGAAGTCCATCCTGGACGAAGCTCTGGCTGGGTGTGGGGACCTGGCCATTAAGCAGCTGCAGTACCTCAGACCTGTTGTGGTCCTGGGCAGACCCGTGTGCACCACCACCACCCTGCCAGACCTATTCCCAACAGACACCAACAACAGCAAACTGCTTCTCGGAAGTTAG
- the znf593 gene encoding zinc finger protein 593 isoform X1 — translation MKSKPELVARKGWSGFKVSTMGKSKQTGNHKSDKKKNISKTWKTKRRTKDLDQIHSDMKPETAAKLLHQEVDFDVTGCAQHYCLHCARYFVDMKALKEHFKTKVHKKRLKQLREEPYTQAEAERAAGMGSYIPPKIIEVKTQPVEEDMD, via the exons ATGAAGTCAAAACCGGAGTTGGTGGCAAGAAAGGGTTGGTCTGGATTTAAAG TGTCCACGATGGGAAAATCCAAACAAACAGGAAACCATAAGAGTGACAAGAAGAAGAACATCTCAAAGACATGGAAGACAAAGCGCAGGACCAAGGATCTAGACCAGATCCACTCAGACATGAAGCCTGAGACAGCAGCAAAGCTCCTTCATCAAGAAGTTGACTTTGATGTGACCGGATGTGCACAGCATTACTGTTTACACTGCGC GAGATATTTTGTGGACATGAAAGCCCTGAAAGAACACTTCAAAACTAAAGTGCACAAGAAAAG GTTGAAACAGCTCAGAGAGGAGCCCTATACCCAGGCAGAAGCAGAGAGAGCAGCGGGTATGGGTTCATACATCCCCCCAAAAATTATTGAAGTGAAGACACAGCCTGTGGAGGAAGACATGGACTGA